The genomic region CCAAATGCTCGCGGCCGTGGCGCAGCCCACTTCGTAGCCTCGCCCCCAGGATGAATAGAACAGATAGTAAACGCCGTCGCGCTTGAGCACCGCCGGGCCTTCGATCCCGACATCGCCGCCGCCGTCCCACTCCCCGGACACGCCCGGCTCCAGAATCCGAACGGGCGGGCCGGCAAGTTCAGCCGTCGCCAAATCAAGGCGCGCCACACTCAAATACGCGATCTGCCGTTGCGGATCCTCATTGCCGCCGGACAGAAACACATAGACAGCGCTGTCGTCATCCTGAAACAGATGCGCATCGTTGCCCGCCGCCAAAGGCCGCTCCACCGTCAGATTCGTATAAGGGCCTCGGATATCATCCGCGACAGCCAGGCCGACGCATTGCGGCCGATTCGGCGTCTCGAAGGGGCAGTTATACGTCAGCCAAAACCGACTGTTGATCGCCCGGATCTCCGGTGCCCAGAACCGATGACGAAACCAGCGAGTGTGATCCGGCGCCAGCAATGTCCCTTCCAGCGTCCAATCCCCAAGATCCGTCGACGACCAGAGTCGCACGCCAGGATTCTGTCCCATGCTTTCCCAAAACGGCCAGCTCGTGCCGGTAAGATAGTAAATATCTCCCACACGAGTGATCTGCGGGTCGCGAATGGGATCGGCGTTGCTGGGGTTCCGCCACGAAAACTCCGCCGGCAAAGATCGCAACGGCGCCAGCCCCGCCGTCAGATTTCGATCATCTTTGAGAATTGTATCCGTCAACGCGACCCTCTATTCGCCGGCGACGGCGTCCGCCAGGCTCTTGATCGATTTTACCAATTTTTGATTGGTTATATGATTCAAATTATAGTGGGGTTTTAATCCGGTGTCAAGTAATTATTGCGATTCGAATTTTGGGGCACGGCAATTGGGAAGAAGCTCACAGAAATCAAAGGCGGCCGGCGGTTAATGTATTTTGCGCCCTTAATAGCGCAACCGGTCGACGTCAGAAGGCCAGCGAATGAATTCGCGCCTATCAGTACGGTCGCCCGCCTCGTGGGTTACATTATCCTTGACGATACCATCTGTTTGAAAGTCCCAATATCAGGCGGTATTGTAGACGATGATGTAGTCCGCGCAGGCGGACTTTTGCGCACTTGCCAGGCGCGGTTTTAACCGCTGGCCGCCTTATTGGCGGCGACATTGGGCTTAAACGGGGGTTTGGGCGCGGTCGCTGCGGACCAGCAGCGGGACTGGGAGGATGTAGGTTTGTGAGGGAGACTGACCGGATTCAATGGCGTCAAGGAGCATTTCGCAGGCGATCTCGCCCATTGCCTCGAAATCGGGGGCGGTGGTGGAGAAGGCGGGCTGGAAGTGGCGGGACTGTGTGTTGTTGTCGAAGCCGACGACGGTGATCTGATCGGGGACCGAGACGCCGCGCTGGGCCAGATACTGGATCACTTCCACGGCGAGCGGATCGTAGGCGGCGACAATCGCGGTAGGGGGCGACGCCAGCGCCAGCATCTCATCGATTACGGCTTCCAGACGGACGGCCTGCGCGCCCGGAGGGATGCGCTGTACGAGCGCCGGATCGTAGGCGACGCCGCGCTCCTGAAGCGCTTCCCGGTAACCCTTATAGCGCGCCTCCAGCGACGGGTGGTGCGCCTCTTCGCGGTAGGTGATGACGCCGATGCGCTTATGCCCTTGCTCCAGAAGCCACTGGGTCATCTGGAAACCGGCGCGCTTATTGTCGAAACGCACCTGCGCGTGGCCCTGCTCGGGGGTGCAGGTGTCGATCAGGACCACCGGCACGCCGAGGTCTTCATGGACCAGATAGTCGCCTTCCTGAGTGCGGCCCTGGCGCACCGTCGGATAGATGATCAGGCCGCGGACGCCCGAGGCGGCCAGGTCGTGGGCGGCCACCCGCTCGTGCTCCACGCTGTCCCCGGCGCTCGCCATCAGCACGCGGGCGCTGCGGCGGTGCGCGATCAGATCGATCCCGCGAAACGCGTTCTGCGGGAGCTCGGCGCGGGTCAGCGGCGCGATAAAGCCAATCGACAGACGCGGCGGATTGGCGTCGCGCGCCGACGCGGGCGCGAGCGCGAACGTGCCGCGCCCCGCCTCCTTCACCAGCAGACCTTCCGCCGCCAGCGCCGTCAGCGCTTTGCTGATTGTCGGACGGCTGGCGTCGTACTGTATCTGAAGCTCATTGAGCGTCGCCAGCCGGTCCCCTTCGCCCCGAGCTCGCCCCGCGAGCAGATCCTCGCGGATCTGCTCTTTTAACCGAAGATACAGTGGCTCCGATCGCATGC from Capsulimonas corticalis harbors:
- a CDS encoding glycoside hydrolase family 43 protein encodes the protein MTDTILKDDRNLTAGLAPLRSLPAEFSWRNPSNADPIRDPQITRVGDIYYLTGTSWPFWESMGQNPGVRLWSSTDLGDWTLEGTLLAPDHTRWFRHRFWAPEIRAINSRFWLTYNCPFETPNRPQCVGLAVADDIRGPYTNLTVERPLAAGNDAHLFQDDDSAVYVFLSGGNEDPQRQIAYLSVARLDLATAELAGPPVRILEPGVSGEWDGGGDVGIEGPAVLKRDGVYYLFYSSWGRGYEVGCATAASIWGPWTKHNGNPIYGAQSPAWANRFGNTYTQDAEIPWTEVGHGSPFDGPDGRLWISCHGYRHGDANNAARLVIDPLVFEDGAFQRRTPSWTRQTISVSAD
- a CDS encoding GntR family transcriptional regulator; this encodes MRSEPLYLRLKEQIREDLLAGRARGEGDRLATLNELQIQYDASRPTISKALTALAAEGLLVKEAGRGTFALAPASARDANPPRLSIGFIAPLTRAELPQNAFRGIDLIAHRRSARVLMASAGDSVEHERVAAHDLAASGVRGLIIYPTVRQGRTQEGDYLVHEDLGVPVVLIDTCTPEQGHAQVRFDNKRAGFQMTQWLLEQGHKRIGVITYREEAHHPSLEARYKGYREALQERGVAYDPALVQRIPPGAQAVRLEAVIDEMLALASPPTAIVAAYDPLAVEVIQYLAQRGVSVPDQITVVGFDNNTQSRHFQPAFSTTAPDFEAMGEIACEMLLDAIESGQSPSQTYILPVPLLVRSDRAQTPV